Proteins from a single region of Streptomyces sp. HUAS 15-9:
- a CDS encoding CorA family divalent cation transporter: MAEARARLALPDFLLVDIELPDGEVTDEQPVAHQLGLEAENIHWFGRAGERARADFLGDMAGLVVPVVVGIQVTHFHALVTDRHLITVHRGAPGPLDNLAVQLRFERPSDAVAMLFLLLQEALETFRRAAVSDLLLVEELEDEMFERRRPDQVYRLSQLRRHSALLHHSLLPYLQVTDEILTRRILSGTFPAERQRLARQFQHAGRLALADIESLQDASRRAFASYSSLVSGEQNGVINRLAIVSTIFLPLTFLTGYFGMNFMYMTDGLESSAVFWLLAVGLQVAVVFVALYVLHRTRIWRRLRDDEGAEDR, from the coding sequence ATGGCGGAGGCACGTGCGCGACTCGCCCTGCCCGACTTCCTGCTCGTCGACATCGAGCTGCCGGACGGGGAGGTGACCGACGAACAGCCCGTCGCCCACCAACTCGGCCTGGAGGCCGAGAACATCCACTGGTTCGGCAGGGCCGGCGAACGTGCGCGGGCCGACTTCCTCGGGGACATGGCAGGCCTCGTCGTGCCCGTCGTCGTGGGCATACAGGTCACGCATTTCCATGCCCTGGTGACCGACCGGCATCTGATCACGGTTCACCGGGGGGCGCCCGGGCCGCTGGACAACCTCGCCGTGCAGCTGAGGTTCGAAAGGCCCTCCGATGCCGTGGCCATGCTGTTCCTGCTGCTCCAGGAGGCCTTGGAGACCTTTCGCCGGGCCGCGGTGTCGGACCTGCTGCTGGTGGAAGAGCTCGAGGACGAGATGTTCGAGCGACGGCGTCCCGACCAGGTCTACCGCCTGTCGCAACTGCGCCGGCACTCCGCCCTGCTGCATCACTCCCTGCTCCCCTACCTCCAGGTGACGGACGAGATCCTCACCCGACGCATACTGAGCGGCACCTTCCCGGCGGAGCGTCAGCGCCTCGCCCGTCAGTTCCAGCACGCGGGCAGGCTGGCTCTCGCGGACATCGAGTCCCTCCAGGACGCCAGCCGTCGCGCCTTCGCCAGCTACTCCTCCCTGGTCTCGGGCGAGCAGAACGGCGTGATCAACCGCCTGGCCATCGTCTCGACGATCTTCCTGCCCCTGACCTTCCTGACCGGGTACTTCGGCATGAACTTCATGTACATGACCGACGGATTGGAGAGCTCCGCCGTGTTCTGGCTGCTGGCTGTCGGTCTGCAGGTCGCCGTCGTGTTCGTGGCCCTCTACGTCCTGCACCGCACCAGAATCTGGCGCCGGCTCCGGGACGACGAGGGAGCGGAAGACCGCTGA
- a CDS encoding glycoside hydrolase family 15 protein, protein MDDYPMIENHGLIGDLQTAALVTTDGTVDWFCCPRIDSPSVFGALLDRRRGGHCTVRPAHATYATKQLYLPETAVLVTRFMTEAGAGEVVDFMPVTGTTVTPRHRLVRMVRCVRGSMTFEVDIVPRFDYGRRPHKVELAGHGAVFASDGLELTVHTVREPDDPRLPTTVGGENDLHLSLTLQAGRQRGFIIESAADGPPREIRVAEFQQLFENTIRFWRTWLSQSRYTGRWREMLERSAVTLKLMTYAPSGGLVAAPTAALPEQLGGERNWDYRFTWIRDAAFSVYALLGMGFVDEARAFIDWLADRAQDKAGCDSGTGPLNIMYRVDGSADLDEEILDHWEGYAGSAPVRIGNGAATQLQLDIYGEALDSISFAHRHGFHLGHRGWNSMRTVLDWLADNWDQAEEGVWETRGGRQNFTYGRVMSWVAFDRALRLAQDNGRPAATGRWSTARDQIYDQVWRKGWNYERAAFVQHYGSEVLDSSLLRMPTVGFLTPGDPAWATTMDAMEQELVSDSLVYRYNPEASPDGLRGSEGTFSLCTFLYVDALARAGRLDHARLVLEKMLGYANHLGLYSEEIDPTGRQLGNFPQAFTHLAFIDAAITLDSALNARR, encoded by the coding sequence ATGGACGACTACCCGATGATCGAGAACCACGGCCTGATCGGGGATCTGCAGACCGCGGCTCTGGTGACCACCGACGGAACGGTCGACTGGTTCTGCTGCCCGCGCATCGACTCACCCAGCGTGTTCGGCGCTCTGCTGGACAGGCGCAGGGGCGGGCACTGCACGGTACGTCCCGCGCACGCCACCTACGCCACCAAGCAGCTGTATCTGCCCGAAACCGCCGTGCTGGTGACCCGGTTCATGACCGAGGCGGGCGCGGGCGAGGTCGTGGACTTCATGCCGGTGACCGGAACGACGGTCACCCCCCGTCACCGCCTGGTCCGCATGGTGCGTTGTGTGCGCGGCAGCATGACCTTCGAGGTCGACATCGTCCCGCGGTTCGACTACGGCCGCCGGCCCCACAAGGTCGAACTCGCCGGCCACGGGGCGGTCTTCGCGTCGGACGGTCTGGAGCTGACCGTGCACACGGTCCGCGAACCGGACGACCCGCGACTGCCCACGACGGTCGGCGGGGAGAACGACCTGCACCTGTCCCTGACCCTGCAGGCGGGCCGGCAGCGCGGCTTCATCATCGAGTCGGCCGCCGACGGCCCGCCCCGGGAGATCCGGGTGGCGGAGTTCCAGCAGCTCTTCGAGAACACCATCCGGTTCTGGCGGACATGGCTCAGCCAGTCGCGGTACACCGGCCGGTGGCGGGAGATGCTGGAGCGCTCGGCCGTGACGCTGAAACTGATGACGTACGCGCCCAGCGGCGGACTGGTGGCCGCGCCCACGGCCGCGCTGCCGGAGCAGTTGGGCGGCGAACGCAACTGGGACTACCGGTTCACCTGGATCCGGGACGCCGCCTTCTCCGTGTACGCCCTGCTGGGCATGGGGTTCGTCGACGAGGCGAGGGCCTTCATCGACTGGCTGGCCGACCGGGCCCAGGACAAGGCGGGCTGCGACAGCGGCACCGGACCGCTGAACATCATGTACCGGGTCGACGGCTCGGCCGACCTCGACGAGGAGATCCTGGACCACTGGGAGGGCTACGCGGGATCCGCCCCGGTGCGCATCGGCAACGGCGCGGCGACACAGCTGCAACTGGACATCTACGGGGAGGCGCTGGACAGCATCTCCTTCGCGCACCGGCACGGCTTCCACCTCGGGCACCGGGGCTGGAACTCCATGCGCACCGTCCTCGACTGGCTCGCCGACAACTGGGACCAGGCCGAAGAGGGCGTGTGGGAGACGCGCGGCGGCCGCCAGAACTTCACCTACGGGCGGGTGATGTCCTGGGTCGCGTTCGACCGCGCACTGCGGCTCGCGCAGGACAACGGCAGACCGGCGGCGACCGGCCGCTGGAGCACCGCCCGGGACCAGATCTACGACCAGGTCTGGAGGAAGGGCTGGAACTACGAGCGGGCGGCCTTCGTCCAGCACTACGGAAGCGAAGTCCTGGACTCCTCGCTGCTGCGCATGCCGACCGTCGGCTTCCTCACGCCCGGGGACCCCGCGTGGGCCACGACCATGGACGCGATGGAACAGGAACTGGTCAGCGACAGTCTGGTCTACCGGTACAACCCGGAGGCCTCACCCGACGGACTGCGGGGCTCCGAGGGCACCTTCTCGCTGTGCACGTTCCTGTACGTCGACGCGCTGGCGCGCGCTGGCCGCCTGGACCACGCCCGGCTGGTGCTGGAGAAGATGCTCGGGTACGCCAACCATCTGGGCCTGTACTCCGAGGAGATCGACCCGACCGGCCGCCAACTGGGCAACTTCCCCCAGGCCTTCACGCACTTGGCATTCATCGACGCGGCCATCACCCTCGACAGTGCCCTCAACGCCCGGCGTTAG
- a CDS encoding cytochrome d ubiquinol oxidase subunit II — protein sequence MTAAGVVALVLLLGIAAYACAGGTDYGAGFWDLTAGGAERGRRPRWLIDHAMAPVWEVNNVWLIFVLVIMWTGFPVFFRTVFVAMWLPLALAVVGIVLRGAGFALRKPARRLAGRRLYGAVFAIASLLTPFFLGAAVGGIASGRVSPGTAASVANWANPTSLLFGLLAIAMTAFLGAAFLAGDARRFGAPDLDGYFRRRALFALAAVAVLTVVMLFVTHGDAPHVWHGLTHGVGLALVVLAAVAALATGWSLLGTAEARWSRSAAVVAVAAGVFAWGVAQRPYLIPVSLTVTDGAGATTTLRWLMLVTVVAVVLVFPAVACLYWLDTHGALEPLTDADLRGRAGDDA from the coding sequence ATGACCGCCGCCGGTGTGGTCGCTCTGGTCCTGCTGCTCGGGATCGCCGCCTACGCCTGCGCCGGCGGCACCGACTACGGGGCCGGCTTCTGGGATCTGACCGCGGGCGGAGCCGAGCGAGGCAGACGCCCCCGGTGGCTGATCGACCACGCCATGGCGCCCGTGTGGGAGGTCAACAACGTCTGGCTGATCTTCGTCCTGGTCATCATGTGGACCGGTTTCCCGGTCTTCTTCCGTACGGTGTTCGTCGCGATGTGGCTGCCCCTGGCGCTCGCCGTCGTGGGCATCGTGCTGCGCGGCGCGGGCTTCGCCCTGCGCAAGCCGGCCCGACGGCTGGCCGGACGACGCCTGTACGGCGCCGTGTTCGCGATCGCCTCCCTCCTCACGCCGTTCTTCCTGGGCGCCGCCGTGGGCGGGATCGCCTCCGGCCGGGTCTCCCCGGGCACCGCGGCTTCGGTGGCCAACTGGGCCAACCCCACCTCCCTGCTGTTCGGGCTGCTCGCCATCGCCATGACGGCGTTCCTCGGCGCGGCGTTCCTGGCCGGAGACGCCCGCCGCTTCGGCGCACCGGACCTCGATGGCTATTTCCGGCGGCGGGCGCTCTTCGCCCTCGCCGCCGTCGCCGTACTGACGGTGGTCATGCTGTTCGTCACCCATGGCGACGCGCCCCATGTGTGGCACGGCCTCACCCACGGAGTCGGGCTCGCCCTGGTCGTCCTGGCGGCTGTCGCCGCACTCGCAACGGGTTGGTCGCTGCTGGGTACCGCCGAGGCCCGGTGGTCCCGCAGCGCGGCCGTCGTCGCGGTGGCGGCGGGGGTCTTCGCATGGGGCGTGGCGCAGCGGCCGTATCTCATCCCCGTCTCGCTGACCGTCACAGACGGCGCGGGGGCCACGACCACACTGCGCTGGCTGATGCTGGTCACCGTCGTGGCCGTGGTGCTGGTGTTCCCCGCCGTCGCCTGCCTGTACTGGCTGGACACCCATGGCGCTCTCGAACCCCTCACCGACGCCGATCTGCGCGGCCGTGCGGGTGACGACGCCTGA
- a CDS encoding cytochrome ubiquinol oxidase subunit I yields MIHLLADPPPQMLPARSQMAFTLAAHIILVPLGVALPLITLIMHGYGLRRDDPTALLLARRWSAVMAVQFAIGIVTGTVLSFEFGLLWPGMMGRWGDVFGLGFGIEAWAFFLEAVLIAIYLYGWRRLPARTHFLLALPLPAAALLGAFGILAANSWMNTPRGFVLDSAGNPTGVDIRKAVFTPIFGPEYWHFVVAMLMTAGYVVAGVYATGWLRGRRDRYHRLGFTIPFTLAAVCTPVQFMLGDSIARQVFHKQPVKFAAMEIVWKTDTHVPEYLFGRLHPDGTISGGIKVPQLDSILAGFRPDTQVTGLTSVPADARPTAAQATITHFAFDTMVGIGSLLLLLALWYGLVWLRRRRLPASVWFYRAAACAGVASVVAVECGWVTTEVGRQPWIVYQYMRVADAVTATRAPALWTMFGLVILVYVFVFGSFLVVLLKMRTRWRLADASDTAGRGAPETDNPYGPRSALVGSGPAPGPGASAGSEDRS; encoded by the coding sequence ATGATTCACCTGCTGGCGGACCCGCCACCCCAGATGCTGCCGGCCAGATCGCAGATGGCGTTCACGCTCGCCGCGCACATCATCCTGGTGCCCCTGGGCGTGGCGCTGCCGCTCATCACCCTCATCATGCACGGCTACGGCCTGCGCCGTGACGACCCCACCGCTCTGCTGCTGGCCCGGCGCTGGTCGGCGGTCATGGCGGTGCAGTTCGCCATCGGTATCGTCACCGGGACCGTGCTGTCCTTCGAGTTCGGGCTGCTGTGGCCGGGCATGATGGGCCGGTGGGGCGATGTCTTCGGCCTCGGGTTCGGCATCGAGGCCTGGGCCTTCTTCCTCGAGGCCGTCCTCATCGCCATCTACCTCTACGGCTGGCGCAGGCTTCCCGCCCGCACCCACTTCCTGCTCGCACTGCCCCTGCCGGCCGCCGCCCTGCTCGGTGCCTTCGGCATTCTGGCGGCCAACTCCTGGATGAACACACCGCGGGGCTTCGTCCTCGACTCCGCGGGCAATCCCACCGGCGTGGACATCCGCAAGGCCGTCTTCACACCCATCTTCGGACCGGAGTACTGGCACTTCGTGGTCGCCATGCTGATGACCGCGGGCTATGTCGTGGCGGGCGTCTACGCCACCGGCTGGCTGCGCGGGCGCCGCGACCGATACCACCGGCTCGGATTCACCATCCCCTTCACCCTCGCCGCGGTGTGCACACCGGTCCAGTTCATGCTGGGCGACTCCATCGCCCGGCAGGTCTTCCACAAGCAGCCGGTGAAGTTCGCCGCGATGGAGATCGTCTGGAAGACCGACACGCATGTGCCGGAGTACCTGTTCGGCCGGCTGCACCCCGACGGCACCATCTCCGGCGGCATCAAAGTTCCCCAACTCGACTCCATCCTCGCCGGCTTCCGCCCGGACACCCAGGTGACCGGACTGACCTCGGTGCCGGCCGATGCCCGGCCCACCGCCGCCCAGGCCACCATCACGCACTTCGCCTTCGACACCATGGTCGGCATCGGCTCCCTGCTGCTTCTGCTCGCGCTCTGGTACGGCCTGGTGTGGCTGCGCCGCCGCCGGCTGCCCGCCTCCGTCTGGTTCTACCGGGCCGCGGCATGCGCGGGCGTGGCCTCCGTCGTCGCGGTGGAGTGCGGCTGGGTCACCACCGAGGTGGGCCGCCAGCCGTGGATCGTCTACCAGTACATGCGGGTCGCCGACGCGGTCACGGCGACGCGTGCCCCCGCGCTGTGGACCATGTTCGGCCTGGTCATCCTCGTCTATGTGTTCGTGTTCGGCTCCTTCCTCGTCGTACTGCTCAAGATGCGCACCCGCTGGCGGCTCGCCGACGCTTCGGACACGGCGGGGCGGGGCGCACCGGAGACGGACAACCCCTACGGGCCCCGCTCCGCCCTCGTGGGCAGCGGCCCCGCACCGGGGCCGGGAGCGTCCGCCGGCTCGGAGGACCGGTCATGA
- a CDS encoding SDR family oxidoreductase, whose protein sequence is MSSTEGTSRSVIPANLLKGQKALVTGANSGIGKATAIGLGRAGCDVVVNYVAGREDAEQVVDEIRAMGVKAAAYEADVSQEDQVVAMTDRMVEEFGTIDILVANAGLQRDAPITEMTLAQWRKVLDVNLTGQFLCAREATKEFLRRGVVPEVSRSAGKIICMSSVHQIIPWAGHVNYASSKGGVLMMMQTLAQELAPKKIRVNAIAPGAIKTPINRQAWETPEAERDLLQLIPYDRVGEPEDIAHAAVGLASDLMDYVVGATLYVDGGMTLFPGFATGG, encoded by the coding sequence GTGAGTTCCACCGAGGGCACGTCGCGGAGCGTGATCCCCGCCAATCTGCTCAAGGGCCAGAAGGCGCTGGTCACAGGTGCCAACTCGGGCATCGGCAAGGCGACCGCCATCGGACTGGGCCGGGCCGGATGCGATGTCGTCGTCAACTACGTGGCCGGCCGCGAGGATGCCGAGCAGGTTGTCGACGAGATCAGGGCGATGGGTGTGAAGGCGGCCGCCTACGAGGCGGACGTGTCCCAGGAGGACCAGGTCGTCGCCATGACGGACCGCATGGTCGAGGAGTTCGGGACCATCGACATCCTCGTCGCCAACGCCGGGCTGCAACGGGACGCCCCGATCACGGAGATGACCCTCGCCCAGTGGCGGAAGGTCCTGGACGTCAATCTCACCGGGCAGTTCCTGTGCGCCCGCGAGGCGACCAAGGAGTTCCTGCGCCGCGGTGTGGTCCCCGAGGTGTCGCGCTCGGCGGGCAAGATCATCTGTATGAGCTCGGTGCACCAGATCATTCCGTGGGCCGGGCACGTCAACTACGCCAGCTCCAAGGGCGGCGTACTGATGATGATGCAGACCCTGGCCCAGGAACTCGCGCCGAAGAAGATCCGCGTCAACGCGATCGCGCCCGGGGCCATCAAGACACCGATCAACCGCCAGGCCTGGGAGACTCCGGAGGCCGAACGCGACCTCCTGCAGCTCATCCCCTACGACCGTGTCGGTGAGCCCGAGGACATCGCCCATGCCGCCGTCGGCCTCGCCTCCGACCTCATGGACTACGTCGTGGGAGCCACTCTCTACGTGGACGGCGGCATGACCCTCTTCCCGGGCTTCGCCACCGGCGGCTGA
- a CDS encoding cyclase family protein produces MSEAAFRALYERLSADTRLVSGPPGGSLRHLTPERVRAAAAEVRSGRTVSLAAPMETHRGPDSPEPADHRMTGPAAGDLDAPGLHFARDRLAMNVHGDADSHLDALCHVIVDGELFGGVSAHTLTPDGAGALSVDLVRNGIVGRGVLLDVPRLRKVPWLEPGDHVTREDLTAAEEAQGVRVGPGDLLFVRVGHRLRRLELGAWNVTEARAGLHPTAVRFLADREVAVLGGDGNNDTAPSAVDGIAFPVHVLAIHALGIYLMDYLQFEELAPACESAGRWSFLCAIAPLRLPGGTGSPVNPIAVL; encoded by the coding sequence ATGAGTGAAGCGGCGTTCCGGGCGCTGTACGAGCGGTTGAGCGCCGACACACGGCTCGTCAGCGGCCCGCCGGGCGGGTCCCTGCGGCATCTGACGCCCGAGCGCGTGCGGGCGGCGGCGGCCGAGGTCCGTTCGGGGCGCACGGTGTCGCTCGCCGCCCCCATGGAGACACACCGCGGACCGGACAGCCCCGAGCCCGCGGACCACCGTATGACCGGGCCGGCCGCCGGCGACCTCGACGCGCCCGGCCTGCACTTCGCCCGCGACCGGCTGGCGATGAACGTCCACGGAGACGCGGACAGCCATCTGGACGCGCTGTGCCATGTGATCGTCGACGGTGAACTCTTCGGCGGGGTCTCGGCCCACACCCTGACTCCGGACGGGGCCGGCGCGCTGTCCGTGGATCTCGTCCGCAACGGCATCGTCGGGCGGGGTGTGCTCCTGGACGTGCCCAGGCTGCGCAAAGTCCCCTGGCTGGAACCCGGCGACCACGTGACGCGGGAGGACCTGACCGCTGCCGAGGAGGCACAGGGCGTCCGGGTCGGGCCGGGAGACCTGCTGTTCGTCCGGGTCGGTCACCGGCTCAGACGGCTGGAGCTGGGGGCGTGGAACGTGACCGAGGCACGCGCGGGTCTCCATCCGACGGCCGTACGGTTCCTGGCCGACCGCGAGGTCGCGGTGCTGGGCGGGGACGGGAACAACGACACCGCCCCCAGCGCCGTCGACGGGATCGCTTTTCCCGTGCACGTACTGGCGATCCACGCGCTGGGGATCTATCTGATGGACTACCTCCAGTTCGAGGAGTTGGCCCCGGCCTGTGAGAGCGCCGGCCGCTGGTCCTTCCTCTGCGCGATCGCTCCCTTGCGGCTGCCCGGGGGCACGGGTTCCCCGGTGAATCCGATCGCCGTCCTGTGA
- a CDS encoding sulfite exporter TauE/SafE family protein has product MDLNGPIILAGALVGFAVGLTGMGGGALMTPLMVMLFGVNPTAAIGSDLAASVFMKPFGALVHQRAGTVRWDIVRRLLPSAVPAAFGGVFLLRALGDGDVLQQRVEYVVGTALMLAVAGMLVRIWLDRRRAATEIEDAHAPVRPVATLLIGVVGGSSWG; this is encoded by the coding sequence ATGGATCTCAACGGCCCGATCATCCTCGCGGGTGCCCTGGTGGGCTTCGCGGTGGGACTCACCGGTATGGGCGGCGGCGCCCTCATGACACCGCTCATGGTCATGCTGTTCGGGGTGAACCCCACCGCGGCCATCGGCAGCGACCTGGCCGCGTCGGTGTTCATGAAGCCGTTCGGCGCCCTGGTGCACCAGCGGGCCGGCACGGTCCGCTGGGACATCGTGCGCCGGCTGCTGCCGAGCGCCGTACCGGCCGCGTTCGGCGGTGTCTTCCTGCTGCGGGCGCTCGGCGACGGTGACGTGCTCCAGCAACGCGTCGAGTACGTCGTCGGTACGGCGCTCATGCTCGCCGTCGCCGGCATGCTCGTCCGGATCTGGCTGGACCGCCGCCGCGCAGCCACGGAGATCGAGGACGCCCACGCACCGGTACGACCCGTGGCAACCCTCCTGATCGGCGTCGTGGGCGGCTCATCGTGGGGATGA
- a CDS encoding TSUP family transporter: protein MTSVGSGSLIIVMLMLAHPRLKANHLVGTDLVQAVPMVAAAALGHLLAGDADLGLAATLLIGAIPGVVLGALVSSRVTGSAVRRAPVVLLTGSGLAILRASSTVIVLACLAMTALGAFATMRGTPACTTSTTEERQTERAAV from the coding sequence ATGACCTCGGTCGGCTCGGGCTCCCTGATCATCGTGATGCTGATGCTGGCCCACCCCCGCCTCAAGGCCAACCACCTCGTGGGCACGGACCTGGTGCAGGCCGTCCCCATGGTCGCCGCCGCGGCCCTCGGACACCTGCTGGCCGGGGACGCGGACCTCGGGCTCGCGGCGACCCTCCTGATCGGCGCGATTCCAGGTGTGGTCCTGGGCGCCCTCGTATCGAGCCGGGTCACCGGCTCGGCGGTGCGCCGGGCCCCGGTGGTGCTGCTGACCGGATCCGGGCTGGCGATACTGCGGGCGTCGTCCACCGTCATCGTGCTCGCCTGCCTCGCCATGACGGCCCTCGGCGCCTTCGCAACGATGCGTGGCACGCCGGCATGCACGACAAGCACGACCGAGGAACGGCAGACCGAGCGAGCCGCCGTGTGA
- a CDS encoding acyltransferase family protein, producing the protein MNEALPSRSAGEARVPSPGPTRDAFFDNAKYLAIVLVAMGHAWEPLRDGSRTAGALYMFVYAFHMPAFIVISGYFSRGFDASPARIKRLITGVAVPYVVFETAYTCFTRWTDGAPDREISLLDPLYLTWFLAALFIWRLTTPIWKLVRWPLPLALVLAMLGTLAPSIGNDLDLQRVLQFLPYFVLGLCLKAEHFRLVRRWSVRIVAVPVLTCALAVSYWLVPRMTQAWFYHRDSAAELAAPDWYGPVMTLASFGCSVVLVACFLAWVPGRRMWFTALGTGTLCGYLLHGFLAQGSKFWGWYDPAWVHRPLGEVMVTVVAGAVVTVLCTPPVRRVFRFTMEPELESVFRREATGAARVPGVAVR; encoded by the coding sequence GTGAACGAGGCGCTGCCGTCACGCAGTGCCGGGGAGGCACGGGTCCCGTCGCCCGGACCCACGCGCGACGCGTTCTTCGACAATGCGAAATACCTCGCGATCGTGCTGGTGGCGATGGGCCACGCCTGGGAGCCGCTGCGCGACGGCAGCCGGACCGCCGGCGCGCTCTACATGTTCGTCTACGCCTTCCACATGCCGGCGTTCATCGTCATCTCCGGTTACTTCTCGCGCGGCTTCGACGCGAGCCCCGCGCGGATCAAGCGCCTGATCACCGGCGTTGCCGTCCCGTACGTGGTCTTCGAGACGGCGTACACCTGCTTCACACGGTGGACCGACGGCGCCCCCGACCGCGAGATCAGTCTGCTGGACCCCTTGTATCTGACGTGGTTCCTGGCCGCGCTGTTCATCTGGCGGCTGACCACACCGATCTGGAAGCTCGTGCGGTGGCCGCTGCCCCTCGCGCTCGTCCTCGCCATGCTGGGCACCCTCGCGCCGTCCATCGGCAACGACCTCGACCTCCAGCGTGTCCTGCAGTTCCTGCCGTACTTCGTCCTGGGCCTGTGCCTGAAGGCCGAGCACTTCCGGCTCGTGCGCCGTTGGTCGGTGCGCATCGTGGCCGTACCCGTCCTCACCTGCGCGCTCGCCGTGTCGTACTGGCTGGTGCCGCGGATGACCCAGGCCTGGTTCTACCACCGGGACAGCGCGGCGGAACTCGCGGCGCCCGACTGGTACGGGCCCGTCATGACACTGGCCTCCTTCGGCTGTTCCGTGGTCCTCGTGGCCTGCTTCCTGGCATGGGTGCCGGGGCGCCGCATGTGGTTCACCGCGCTCGGCACGGGAACGCTCTGCGGCTATCTGCTGCACGGGTTCCTCGCTCAGGGATCGAAGTTCTGGGGCTGGTACGACCCGGCGTGGGTGCACCGGCCGCTGGGTGAGGTCATGGTCACCGTCGTGGCCGGGGCGGTGGTGACCGTCCTGTGCACACCGCCCGTGCGGCGCGTGTTCCGGTTCACGATGGAGCCGGAGCTGGAATCGGTGTTCAGGCGCGAGGCCACGGGGGCGGCCCGAGTCCCCGGTGTGGCGGTCCGTTGA
- a CDS encoding peptidylprolyl isomerase, with translation MSDNVYFDITIDDQPAGRIVFNLFDEVVPRTTKNFRELATGQHGFGYAGSGFHRVIPEFMLQGGDFTAGNGTGGKSIYGEKFADENFTLKHDRPYLLSMANAGPNTNGSQFFITTVVTSWLDGKHVVFGEVVEGTDIVDRIEKLGSQSGRPKASVKIAASGTV, from the coding sequence ATGAGCGACAACGTGTACTTCGACATCACCATCGACGACCAGCCGGCCGGCCGGATCGTGTTCAACCTCTTCGACGAAGTGGTGCCCCGGACCACCAAGAACTTCCGGGAGCTGGCCACGGGTCAGCACGGCTTCGGCTACGCCGGTTCCGGTTTCCACCGGGTCATCCCCGAGTTCATGCTGCAGGGCGGCGACTTCACCGCGGGCAACGGCACCGGCGGCAAGAGCATCTACGGTGAGAAGTTCGCGGACGAGAACTTCACCCTCAAGCACGACCGCCCGTACCTGCTGAGCATGGCGAACGCGGGCCCGAACACCAACGGCTCGCAGTTCTTCATCACCACGGTCGTGACGAGCTGGCTGGACGGCAAGCACGTGGTCTTCGGCGAGGTCGTCGAGGGCACGGACATCGTCGACCGGATCGAGAAGCTCGGCAGCCAGAGCGGCCGCCCGAAGGCTTCGGTCAAGATCGCGGCCAGCGGCACGGTCTGA